The genome window actaaaaCCTTGACATTTATCAATCAAATCATGTAAACCAACCTTCCTTGGCAGCTATCCAACGAAGACCGAACCCAGGGATCTAACCCCAAACTTTCTGATGTGAGGGGAAAATCTGACTGACAAAACGAATATGACGAAACCTGTACTGCAAGATCCTTCTCTCCCAATCCCATACCTTTCACATCACCCTCCAATTTATTCTCACTCTTCTCATCTAGTTCTTTTGACTTTGGCATCGTAAGAAGCTGCTCAAAGGCCTTAACCAAATTCATCACTTTCCCGGAACCCGGTTCAGCCACATTACTCACACTCTTCTCAACTCCCTCAAACCTATCCCTCATTCTCTTCACATTAGTACTTATCACCTCACCCTCAACACCATCACCTACTCCATTCTTCCCCAAACAATCATCCACAATTTCAAGATCCTTATCAGAACAATCATCGACATTACCCCGAATCTTGAAAAACCCTTCTTGAGAAACCCTCAAGATCTCATAAGCAACAGTAGGACACTTCTGCAAATTACAACTAACCTTGCACTTACATTGCACTTCAGAAGGcctcaacttctccttcttgaTATTCTTTTTCGCGACAACGAACTTCCGGTCACGAATCTTGGTAGGCAATGCAAGAGGGTTAGGGTTTTTAACAGCAGACTTTTGGGTTTTTTTAGCAGATTTGGGTGGGGCTGATTTGGATAGTTTTGAATTGGGGCTAGTGAAATTAGGGTCCGAATTTTCAGAAACTTTGGGAGATTTTGACTTGTTTGGTTTGGGGGTTTTGACAGGGGTCACTTGGCCGGAGATCTTGCCGGAATATTCCATCGGAAAGTGAATAGATAGAAGAAACAGGGTTTTGTTTTGTTGAGCGTCTCGAGGAGATTAATAATGTCTGTGGTGGATTATTAATTTGATTATCAATGAGAAAGCGGACAAGTAGAAGAACGTTGGGTTTGAACGCTCTTTCTAACGGCTAGTTTCACGGCCTCTCCGTTGCATGATccgtatatattttgaaaatagcTTCAGTTTAGTCACAAAaagtttaattgattttttttaaagataattttCTCATTATGCTTCAGTCGTCCTAAATTAATAatcctaattttttaattaaattgatcaagttGAAATAAAATTGAATCTCGAtggttaagaaaataaaaattatgtcactaatattatatatattattaaatatttgtttagaGTTTCTTAAAATTGTTAAAGAACTTTTCTTGATCTCCATTgcaaatattagatttaatgATAAGTATTCAAAATAATGATTAAGTTGATACAGaggtatttcaaaaaaaaaaaaaagttgatatgGCGGAACaaattatttagatatttaACTCATCTTGATACTCACTTCACagtaacaattttttaaaatattattctttatatttttttctaaatgttACTATCTCCTGAAAATGATGTGTAAATACCGTTTAACACATATTCATGCAACTTCAATACTttcgaaaaaaaatataattacaattcTTCATATATACAAATAGTGTTATTTAATTGCCCGTTATTCAACATTTCATATTAGATCATATAactaactagttgagaagccgcgcgttgcggcggcctataaaaattatattaatgattcaatattaatatttatagaataaaatattttttagttgtctataaaaaacatattaatgtttcaaagttaatatttgtacgataaaataaatttatattataaaaatcttgatataataccaatactaatatataaaattgcaaaattggactatagttcatggtgaaaaaataaaaataaatttatacacgtaattagcaatttaaagcatgacgaatcttaattattttttttgaaaattaatcatgttcttgcattgtcaccttcctccaatttttttattgattgtgcacaaaaacatctaacttaaatctgtgagatagcggtctataactaccctcttaaaagttgcttgaacggagcaaacagataatgcatgaataattttttcctgtatacaaagtaaatcatataaaaattaacgacaacaaacatgtctgatgaacaaaacatatattataaaagaataaccaacaaacatacatcactaatagtttattttgttgatatcaaccatcaatatcatgtcaagactatatttttttccgtgtttggatttgtggaCTCcgatataacggtctataactacctttgtttgcaacaatctttgttttttttaatactgtataaacagccttcacttatcgttgcagtagaatcgagcaagagaaagataattctaatttttgatatttttttttgataaaaaaaaataaaaattcagaacgttagaaaaaaaaatatttttgataaaaaatatttttgatattttttatccaaaaatttcagaaaattagaaaaatagaacggagcgatgtgagaggcgccacctacgcgccccctcgcttctcctttaaaaatcgagatCGAGTAAGACAACTATCACCAGAAAGAGAGACTTGTTttctactctttcccataattaaataatctgaacaaaatcagaataaaattttcaagttattgtattccataaataatctatatttcccataattaaataatccgaaacaaaatcagattaaaactttcaagctactatattccataaataatctgaaacaaaatcagattctgaaacttgcttctaatatacccgaaactaaaaaaggtagttctaatttttgatatttttcatccagaaatttcaggaaattagaaaaatagaacggagcgatgtgagaggcgccacctagacgcccctcgcttctcctttatataaatgatgcgatattaatatttgtagaataaaataattttgtggttgtctataaaatgtatattaatgtttccaagttaatatttgtgggataaaataaattttatattataaaaattttgatgtaatatcaatactaatatataaaattgcaaaattggaatataattcatggtgaaaaaatgtaaataaatttatacacgcaTTAACAATTTAatgcacgacgaatcttaattttatttgtgttttttataaaagtaatcatgttcatacattgtcaccttcctccaatttttttggattgattgtgcacaaaaatatataaactaaatccatgagatagcggtctataactacccttacttgtaataatttttattttttaatactgtataaacaaccttcagttaaaagttgcttgaacggagcaaacagattgtgcatgaataa of Daucus carota subsp. sativus chromosome 3, DH1 v3.0, whole genome shotgun sequence contains these proteins:
- the LOC108211638 gene encoding microtubule-destabilizing protein 60 — encoded protein: MEYSGKISGQVTPVKTPKPNKSKSPKVSENSDPNFTSPNSKLSKSAPPKSAKKTQKSAVKNPNPLALPTKIRDRKFVVAKKNIKKEKLRPSEVQCKCKVSCNLQKCPTVAYEILRVSQEGFFKIRGNVDDCSDKDLEIVDDCLGKNGVGDGVEGEVISTNVKRMRDRFEGVEKSVSNVAEPGSGKVMNLVKAFEQLLTMPKSKELDEKSENKLEGDVKGMGLGEKDLAVQVSSYSFCQSDFPLTSESLGLDPWVRSSLDSCQGSFTLSSRNSGGRRSRRNSSESSGTLGGRHWKKRHHRVTSQRPFNLRTEQRGRSKEEEFIKKVQERMIEEEKQRIPVAQGLPWTTDEPECLVKPPVKESTRPVDLVLHSDVRAVERADFDHQVAEKMSYIEQFKMERERQQKLAEEEEIKRLRRSELIPIAQPMPYFDRPFIPRRSMKDPTIPKEPKFHHLPQHKKIKHYKSRSAAE